One genomic region from Leishmania mexicana MHOM/GT/2001/U1103 complete genome, chromosome 15 encodes:
- a CDS encoding putative protein kinase produces MPTKMAAVDFEFGPPLGTGAFSKVVVGLYKPTNVRYAVKFISKRSILDAPTDEERTRMAEVARRETRMLLMCEHPNIVKFHASMQTTEDLLYVTELCEGGELLKHIERWGHIPLEAARHAIAELFSAVFYLHHGEKKCNSGPSGPAMKPLTVIHRDIKPENIMLSVDKHLRLIDFGTAVVCQSADDKATGEETGSGRAQTFCGTTCYMSPELLESSYTCCASDYWGCGCVLYLMLVGQRPFDASTQYLLIKTILEKEPEFPDNMDPDAKDLIRKLLVKDPKARIGMKEIKRHPFLASVNLSTVADQKVADFWLRETPWVDEASISACMGCQRPFGILRSKRFCHNCGRITCNSCIGDLRIIPESRWKAPQRVCTPCAGMLNDVSTS; encoded by the coding sequence ATGCCGACCAAAATGGCAGCGGTGGACTTCGAGTTCGGTCCGCCGCTCGGCACTGGGGCGTTCAGCAAAGTGGTCGTTGGCTTGTATAAGCCGACAAACGTCCGGTATGCGGTGAAATTTATCTCGAAGAGGTCCATTCTTGACGCCCCAACGGATGAAGAACGCACTCGCATGGCTGAGGTGGCTCGGCGAGAAACTAGAATGCTGCTCATGTGTGAGCACCCCAACATCGTCAAGTTCCATGCCTCAATGCAGACGACGGAGGATTTGCTGTACGTGACAGAGCTTTGTGAAGGAGGAGAGCTGCTAAAGCATATTGAAAGGTGGGGGCACATTCCTCTTGAGGCGGCACGCCACGCCATTGCCGAATTGTTCTCAGCCGTCTTCTACCTCCACCACGGCGAAAAGAAGTGCAACTCTGGTCCAAGCGGACCGGCCATGAAGCCGCTGACGGTGATACACCGCGACATCAAGCCAGAAAACATAATGCTCAGCGTGGACAAGCATCTCCGCCTCATCGATTTTGGAACGGCCGTCGTGTGCCAGTCTGCGGACGACAAGGCCACTGGTGAGGAGACTGGCAGTGGTCGGGCCCAGACCTTCTGTGGAACCACCTGTTACATGTCTCCCGAACTGTTGGAAAGCAGTTATACGTGTTGCGCGTCTGACTACtggggctgcggctgcgtaCTGTACTTGATGCTCGTGGGTCAGCGCCCTTTTGACGCATCCACGCAGTACTTGCTCATCAAAACCATCCTTGAAAAGGAGCCAGAGTTTCCTGACAACATGGACCCAGACGCGAAAGACCTGATTCGCAAGCTACTGGTGAAGGACCCAAAGGCGCGTATCGGTATGAAGGAGATCAAGCGTCACCCGTTTCTGGCATCTGTCAACCTCTCCACTGTCGCGGACCAAAAAGTGGCCGATTTTTGGCTTCGGGAGACACCGTGGGTGGATGAGGCGAGCATTTCGGCGTGCATGGGGTGCCAGCGGCCGTTTGGAATCCTGCGCAGCAAGCGGTTCTGCCACAACTGTGGGCGTATTACGTGCAACTCCTGTATCGGAGACCTCCGGATTATTCCGGAATCTCGGTGGAAGGCGCCtcagcgcgtgtgcacgcctTGTGCTGGGATGTTGAACGATGTGTCCACATCGTAG